In Gossypium arboreum isolate Shixiya-1 chromosome 6, ASM2569848v2, whole genome shotgun sequence, the following are encoded in one genomic region:
- the LOC108486556 gene encoding biotin carboxyl carrier protein of acetyl-CoA carboxylase, chloroplastic-like, which produces MASSLSTTSSAAFTSVAKTTTALPNSTNLQLSIVSFRFSSRPNLRFFSKSLQHGQNSKTVVKAQLNEVAIDGSSNASAAPTIKSGAPTAEAKDAKTSSDVSPLAMATEESIAEFLNQVSSLVKLVDSRDIVELQLKQLDCELVIRKKEALPQPPSAAPVVMMQSASQLPVMPPPPSVPALPAGQASAAPTPAPSLAASKSAKSSLPPLKCPMAGTFYRSPAPGEPPFVKVGDKVQKGQVLCIIEAMKLMNEIEADQSGTIVEILAEDGKAVSVDMPLFVIEP; this is translated from the exons ATGGCCTCTTCACTCTCAACAACATCCTCCGCTGCCTTCACTTCCGTTGCTAAAACAACCACTGCCTTGCCTAATTCCACTAACCTTCAGCTCTCCATCGTCTCCTTTCGCTTTTCTTCGAGGCCAAACCTTCGATTCTTCTCCAAG AGTTTGCAACATGGTCAGAACTCTAAAACAGTGGTGAAAGCCCAACTTAATGAG GTTGCCATAGATGGATCATCAAATGCTTCTGCTGCACCTACAATCAAATCAGGGGCACCAACAGCAGAAGCAAAGGATGCTAAGACATCAAGCGATGTATCTCCTCTAGCTATGGCCACAGAAGAGTCAATTGCAGAATTCCTTAATCAAGTTTCAAGTCTAGTAAA GCTAGTTGATTCACGAGATATTGTGGAGTTGCAGCTTAAACAACTTGACTGTGAACTGGTAATTCGGAAAAAGGAGGCCTTGCCACAACCACCATCTGCAGCTCCAGTTGTGATGATGCAGTCAGCCTCTCAACTACCAGTAATGCCTCCGCCCCCATCTGTCCCTGCACTTCCTGCTGGTCAAGCATCTGCTGCCCCAACTCCAGCACCTTCCCTAGCTGCTTCTAAGTCAGCCAAATCATCACTTCCGCCTCTTAAATGTCCAATGGCCGGTACATTCTACAGAAGTCCGGCTCCTGGTGAACCACCATTTGTGAAG gttggagacaaagtgcaGAAGGGTCAAGTTTTATGCATCATTGAGGCAATGAAGTTGATGAATGAAATAGAG GCTGATCAGTCGGGAACCATAGTTGAGATCCTTGCAGAAGATGGCAAAGCAGTCAGCGTTGATATG CCTCTATTTGTGATTGAACCTTGA